Genomic segment of Deltaproteobacteria bacterium:
CCGCGTCTCGATGTTGGTCGCGTCGGGCGCCCGGCGGCGGAGCTCCTCCAGCATCTCGGGCTCGATGTCGAGCGCGAGCACCTTCCCGGTCGGCCCGACGGCAGCCGCGAAGCGCCGCGCGAAGTAGCCCGTGCCGGCGCCCACGTCGGCGACGGTCATCCCGGCGCGCAGGCGAAGCGTCTCGACCACGCGCGCCGGCTGCTGCCAGCCGGCGCGGTCCGGCGACTCGAGCTCGGCGAAGTAGGCGTCGAAACGGCCTGCGCTGGCGGCCGTCGCGAGGAGGAGGAGCGCGACCGCCGCTCCCCTCATGCGAAGCCCGGCACGATCTCGGTGGCGCACGCCTCGAGCTGCTCGAGGTAGTGCTCCAGGCTCCGGTGCCGGAAGCGGAGGTTCACGATGGTCGCGCCGAGCGCCCGGTAGCGCTCGAGCAGGTCCCCGAGCCGGGCGCGCTCGTCGGGTCGGGTCGGGTCGAGGAGCCGGTCGGGCGTCAGCACCAATTCGAACGGCGCTGTCCGCGCGCGCCACTCGCGGGAGGCGCGGGCACGCGTGAGGAGCGCCCCGAGCTCGTCGAGCGTCAAGCGAAACGGGTCCCAGCCGTCGCCGAAGACGAGCGCGCGGCGGAGCGAGCGCGGGCTCCGCCCGCCGAGCCAGATCGGCACCTGCGCCTGCACGCCGCACGGATCGACGAGGAAGGCCTCGAAGCGGTAGTGCGTGCCGGCATACGCGGGCTCGCGGCGGCCGAAGGCGGCACGCAGCGCGCGCAGCGCGTCCTCGTAGCGCGCGCCCCGGCCCTCGAACTCGACGCCGAGGAGCGCGAACTCCTCCGCCAGCGTCCCCACGCCGACGCCCAGGATGAGCCGCCCGCCCGAGAGCCGGTCGAGCGTGCCGTAGCGCTTCGCGATGGCGAGCGGATGGTGGTACGGCAGCACCAGCACGTGGGTCGCGAAGCGGATGCGGGCTGTCTGCGCCGCGAGGAAGGCGAAGGTCGCGAGGGGGTCGTAGTAGCGCGCGCCGCGCACCGGCGCGGCCGCCGCGGGGATGGCGACGTGCTCGCTGCAGGTGAGGTGATGGTAGCCGAGGCGGTCGGCCGCCCTGGCGATGCGGGCGAGCTCGGGCGGGCCGGCATGCTCTTCCCACTCGGCGCCGTGGTCGGGGTGGTGGGTGACGACAGGCGTCACCAGGCCGAAGCGCAACCGTCCTCCGGGCGCTATGCGATCGCTCCGGCGGGCCCCACCGCACCCAGCCTCAGGCGCGCCGGCCGCAGCGTTCGTTCGAACGGGTCGAGTACGAGCCCCATGCTCTCGAGCGTGAGCGTGCCGAGCAGCGCCGCATCGTTCGCTTCGCCCAGCACGACTGGGGTGGGCGCCCGCACATCCTGAAACTTGAGGAAGCAATACGAGACGTCGCGCCGGATGATCGAGCCGTCGGCGAGAGCGAAGTCCACGGTCCGCGTCGGCTGGAGGCCGAGCGCCCGCCATGTCTCCTGCGGCAACACGGTGAAGGCTGCGCCGCTGTCGACCAGGAAGCGGACGGTCCGGGCAACGCCACCCTCGTTGCTCACTTCGGCATCCACGTACGTGATCCCCATGCCGTCTCTAATGCCCCCTCCTCCACCGCGGAGGCAATAGCTGGCCCAGGAATGCTAAGACAGGCACATCCGTCATGGACTTCGCCTTCTCCGCCGCTGACGAGCGCTTCCGCCGGGAGCTGCGCGCCTGGCTCGCCGCCAACCGGCCAGTGCGCGCCGAGCGCGTGCCGCACGACGACGCCTCGCTGGCCGCGGAGGTCGCCTTCCTGCGCGACTGGCAGCAGAGGCTCCACGCCGCCGGCTACCTGGGCCTCCTCTGGCCGCGCCAGTACGGCGGGCGCGGCGCGCGCCCCACCCAGCAGGCGATCCTGAACCAGGAGCTGGCCCGCGCCCGCGCGCCGCAGCTCCTGAACCGCGTCGGCGTCAACAACACCGGCCCAACCCTCATCGCGCACGGCAGCGAGGCGCAGAAGCGCCGCTTCCTCCCGCCCATCCTCTCGGCCGAGGAGATCTGGTGCCAGCTCTTCAGCGAGCCCGGCGCGGGCAGCGACCTGGCCGCGCTCCGCACCCGCGCGGAGCCCGACGGCGACGGGTTCGTGGTGACCGGCCAGAAGGTGTGGACGAGCTACGCGCAGTTCTCCAGGTGGGCGATCCTGCTCGCCCGCACCGACCCGTCGCTGCCCAAGCACCGCGGCCTCACCTACTTCGTTCTCGACATGGAGAGCCCGGGCATCACGATCCGCCCGCTCCGCCAGCTGACCGGCTCGACCGAGTTCAGCGAGGTCTTCCTCGACGCCGTGCGCGTGCCGCGCGCGCACGTGGTCGGCGAGGTGAACCACGGCTGGGAGATTGCAATGACCACGCTCGCCCACGAGCGCGGCACGGGTTTCGCCTTCAAGGAGCAGGTGCTGCAGCGGATCGCGGTCGAGGACCTGGTGCGGCTGGCGCGCGCGCACGGACGCGCCGGCGATCCGGTCGTTCGCCAAGAGATCGCCCGGGGCTGGATCGACGTCGAGATCATGGGCCTCATGAACTGCCGCACGCTGACGCGCCTCGAGCGCGGCGAGGAGCCGGGGCCGGAGTCGTCGCTCGTGAAGCTCTTCTGGGCGAGCCTGACGCAGCGGCTCCACCAGCTCGCGCTCGAGCTGGAGGGGCCCTACGCCGCGCTCGTCGCCGGCTCGCCGCGCGCGCTCGAGGACGGCCGCTGGCAGCAGGCGTTCCTCTGGTCGCGCGTAGGCGCGATCGCGGGCGGGACCTCCGAGGTGCAGGCGAACATCATCGCGCAGCGGATCCTGGGGTTGCCGCGCTGAGCCCGCGCGTCTCGACGACAAAGGGCACCAGCACGAGCCCCGCTAGCGGCACGAGCGCCATCCAACGGATCGCTTTGGGGCCAACTCGGAGCAACGCCGACGACAAAGGCCGCATAAATTCAGGGGTGGAATGGTCCGTGCATGCGGTCGGTTTTCGTCGGCCTGCGGGGGCTTCTGGTAGCAGCGCGGTAGCTAACAGCCCGCCCTAAAG
This window contains:
- a CDS encoding TIGR03619 family F420-dependent LLM class oxidoreductase, producing the protein MRFGLVTPVVTHHPDHGAEWEEHAGPPELARIARAADRLGYHHLTCSEHVAIPAAAAPVRGARYYDPLATFAFLAAQTARIRFATHVLVLPYHHPLAIAKRYGTLDRLSGGRLILGVGVGTLAEEFALLGVEFEGRGARYEDALRALRAAFGRREPAYAGTHYRFEAFLVDPCGVQAQVPIWLGGRSPRSLRRALVFGDGWDPFRLTLDELGALLTRARASREWRARTAPFELVLTPDRLLDPTRPDERARLGDLLERYRALGATIVNLRFRHRSLEHYLEQLEACATEIVPGFA
- a CDS encoding aspartyl protease, producing the protein MGITYVDAEVSNEGGVARTVRFLVDSGAAFTVLPQETWRALGLQPTRTVDFALADGSIIRRDVSYCFLKFQDVRAPTPVVLGEANDAALLGTLTLESMGLVLDPFERTLRPARLRLGAVGPAGAIA
- a CDS encoding class I SAM-dependent methyltransferase gives rise to the protein MRGAAVALLLLATAASAGRFDAYFAELESPDRAGWQQPARVVETLRLRAGMTVADVGAGTGYFARRFAAAVGPTGKVLALDIEPEMLEELRRRAPDATNIETRRAEPADPGLAPASVDVVFICDTGHHLHDRVRYYGKLRRALRRGGRLVLVDFYKRPLPVGPPVQEKLSRAETQREAEAAGFRLRASHTFLTHQYFLEFAR